Proteins from a single region of Nocardioides anomalus:
- the treY gene encoding malto-oligosyltrehalose synthase: protein MTRTPRSTYRLQLTSSFDLHEAARRLPYLHDLGVDWVYLSPILTAEDGSEHGYDVRTHESVDASRGGADGLAALSAEARRLGMGVLVDIVPNHVGVAAPAPGTWWWDVLEHGRSSRFASYFDIDWEAGGDKVLLPVVGSDDFGSISVDASRREVVYHDLRLPMAPDTSTLEEQHYELADWRRGDTDLNYRRFFTVTTLAGVRVEEREVFDASHREIGRWFSEGLVDGLRVDHPDGLRDPGRYLADLATLTDGSYVLVEKILEPGESLPASWATAGTTGYDVLALVDRVLTDPAGEAPLAALDDADYVAMVHDTKRAVADGSLQAEVRRIVRELPTLEPSTDELRDAVAEVLACFPVYRSYLPEGREHLTAAVGAARSHRPDLSPVLDVLEPVLADPDQPAAQRFQQTSGMVMAKGVEDCAFYRYSRLTSLNEVGGDPAVFSLPVAEFHEAMQRRQAEWPDAMTTLSTHDTKRSEDVRARITVLAEAPGAWQEALGGLLDAAPVPDRAFGNLLWQAAYGAWPITRERLHAYAEKAMREAGDHTTWTDPDEAYEQAVHAAVDAAYDDERVRTVLEQLDTELAEAGRTNALAAKLLALTLPGVPDVYQGSELGDLSLVDPDNRRPVDFDAAAASLADGSNDKQRITARALRLRRDRPELFTSYTPLVAEGPAAEHVLAYDRGGAVAVVTRLPLGLAARGGWGETSLRLPDGTVRLVSELLGGDPVALLAPEPDPGTGVPGSSTGAES from the coding sequence GTGACCCGCACACCACGCAGCACCTACCGGCTCCAGCTCACCTCGTCGTTCGACCTGCACGAGGCGGCCCGGCGTCTGCCCTACCTGCACGACCTGGGGGTGGACTGGGTCTACCTCTCGCCCATCCTGACCGCCGAGGACGGCAGCGAGCACGGCTACGACGTGCGCACCCACGAGAGCGTCGACGCCTCGCGTGGGGGCGCCGACGGGCTGGCCGCGCTCTCCGCGGAGGCGCGGCGGCTCGGGATGGGGGTGCTGGTCGACATCGTCCCCAACCACGTCGGCGTGGCCGCCCCGGCGCCCGGCACCTGGTGGTGGGACGTGCTCGAGCACGGCCGCTCGTCCCGCTTCGCGTCGTACTTCGACATCGACTGGGAGGCCGGCGGCGACAAGGTGCTGCTCCCGGTCGTGGGCTCGGACGACTTCGGCTCGATCTCCGTCGACGCCTCCCGGCGCGAGGTGGTCTACCACGACCTGCGGCTGCCGATGGCGCCCGACACCTCGACGCTGGAGGAGCAGCACTACGAGCTGGCGGACTGGCGGCGCGGGGACACCGACCTCAACTACCGCCGCTTCTTCACCGTGACGACCCTGGCCGGCGTACGCGTGGAGGAGCGGGAGGTCTTCGACGCCTCGCACCGCGAGATCGGCCGGTGGTTCTCCGAGGGGCTGGTCGACGGCTTGCGCGTCGACCACCCCGACGGGCTGCGCGACCCCGGTCGCTACCTCGCCGACCTGGCCACGCTGACCGACGGGTCCTACGTCCTGGTCGAGAAGATCCTCGAGCCCGGCGAGTCGCTGCCCGCCTCCTGGGCGACCGCAGGCACGACGGGGTACGACGTGCTCGCGCTGGTCGACCGGGTGCTCACCGACCCGGCCGGCGAGGCGCCGCTCGCGGCGCTGGACGACGCCGACTACGTGGCGATGGTCCACGACACCAAGCGGGCGGTGGCCGACGGCTCGCTCCAGGCCGAGGTCCGGCGCATCGTGCGCGAGCTGCCGACCCTCGAGCCGTCCACCGACGAGCTGCGCGACGCGGTGGCCGAGGTGCTGGCCTGCTTCCCGGTGTACCGCTCCTACCTGCCGGAGGGTCGTGAGCACCTCACCGCGGCGGTGGGCGCCGCGCGCTCGCACCGGCCGGACCTGTCGCCCGTCCTCGACGTGCTCGAGCCGGTGCTGGCCGATCCGGACCAGCCCGCGGCGCAGCGCTTCCAGCAGACCAGCGGCATGGTGATGGCCAAGGGCGTGGAGGACTGCGCGTTCTACCGCTACTCGCGGCTGACCTCGCTCAACGAGGTCGGCGGCGACCCGGCCGTCTTCTCGCTGCCGGTGGCCGAGTTCCACGAGGCCATGCAGCGGCGGCAGGCGGAGTGGCCGGACGCGATGACCACCCTGTCCACCCACGACACCAAGCGCAGCGAGGACGTCCGCGCGCGGATCACGGTGCTGGCCGAGGCGCCCGGCGCGTGGCAGGAGGCGCTGGGCGGCCTGCTCGACGCCGCCCCCGTGCCGGACCGGGCCTTCGGCAACCTGCTCTGGCAGGCGGCGTACGGCGCGTGGCCGATCACCCGCGAGCGCCTGCACGCCTACGCCGAGAAGGCAATGCGCGAGGCCGGCGACCACACCACGTGGACCGACCCCGACGAGGCCTACGAGCAGGCCGTGCACGCGGCCGTCGACGCGGCGTACGACGACGAGCGCGTGCGCACGGTCCTCGAGCAGCTCGACACCGAGCTGGCCGAGGCCGGTCGGACCAACGCGCTGGCCGCCAAGCTGCTGGCGCTGACCCTGCCGGGTGTGCCCGACGTCTACCAGGGCAGCGAGCTCGGCGACCTGAGCCTGGTCGACCCCGACAACCGGCGTCCGGTGGACTTCGATGCGGCCGCTGCGTCCCTGGCCGACGGCTCCAACGACAAGCAGCGGATCACCGCCCGCGCCCTGCGGCTGCGGCGGGACCGGCCCGAGCTGTTCACCTCCTACACGCCACTGGTGGCCGAGGGCCCGGCCGCCGAGCACGTCCTGGCCTACGACCGCGGTGGCGCGGTGGCCGTGGTGACCCGGCTGCCTCTCGGGCTCGCGGCCCGGGGCGGGTGGGGCGAGACGTCGCTGCGGCTGCCGGACGGGACGGTGCGGCTGGTCTCCGAGCTGCTGGGCGGCGACCCGGTGGCGCTGCTGGCACCCGAGCCGGACCCCGGCACCGGTGTCCCCGGATCATCCACAGGAGCGGAGTCATGA
- a CDS encoding winged helix-turn-helix transcriptional regulator, with protein MTAAQRRAADKAEYDAFLAACPSRQLLDRLSDKWVTLVLVGLEEGPRRYSELSRTIAGVSQKMLTQTLRTLERDGLLTRTVTASVPVTVTYELTPLGRSLQQLMAQLKDWAEAHMDQVLTARDSYDAQP; from the coding sequence ATGACCGCCGCCCAGCGCCGGGCCGCCGACAAGGCGGAGTACGACGCGTTCCTCGCCGCCTGTCCCAGCCGGCAGCTCCTGGACCGGCTGTCCGACAAGTGGGTGACGCTGGTCCTGGTCGGCCTGGAGGAGGGGCCACGCCGCTACTCCGAGCTCAGCCGGACCATCGCCGGCGTGAGCCAGAAGATGCTGACCCAGACCCTGCGCACCCTCGAGCGCGACGGCCTGCTCACGCGCACCGTCACCGCCTCGGTGCCGGTCACCGTGACCTACGAGCTGACGCCGCTCGGCCGCTCGCTGCAGCAGCTGATGGCCCAGCTCAAGGACTGGGCCGAGGCGCACATGGATCAGGTCCTGACCGCCCGCGACTCCTATGATGCCCAGCCATGA
- a CDS encoding VIT1/CCC1 transporter family protein encodes MTLPDEVDVSDLHARPHEDEPHAGGLNNRLNWLRAGVLGANDGIVSTAGIVMGVAGATTDRGTILVAGVAGLAAGALSMAAGEYVSVSTQKDSELALLDKERRELREEPEEELEELAGLYVEKGLTEDLALEVARQLTAHDALGAHAEAELGIDPDDITSPWNAALASMVAFTVGAVLPLLTITLFGPTLRIVVTVLSVTAALGVTGWASARFGYGPWGRAVTRNVLGGLFAMAVTFAIGTALGTHI; translated from the coding sequence ATGACCCTGCCCGACGAGGTCGACGTGTCCGACCTGCACGCGCGCCCCCACGAGGACGAGCCCCACGCGGGCGGGCTCAACAACCGGCTCAACTGGCTGCGTGCCGGGGTGCTCGGCGCCAACGACGGCATCGTGTCCACCGCCGGCATCGTCATGGGCGTGGCCGGCGCCACCACCGACCGCGGCACGATCCTGGTGGCGGGCGTGGCCGGGCTCGCCGCGGGCGCGCTGAGCATGGCGGCCGGGGAGTACGTCTCGGTCAGCACCCAGAAGGACTCCGAGCTCGCCCTGCTCGACAAGGAGCGCCGCGAGCTGCGCGAGGAGCCCGAGGAGGAGCTCGAGGAGCTCGCGGGGCTGTACGTCGAGAAGGGGCTCACCGAGGACCTCGCCCTCGAGGTGGCCAGGCAGCTCACCGCACACGACGCGCTCGGCGCGCACGCCGAGGCCGAGCTGGGCATCGACCCCGACGACATCACCAGCCCCTGGAACGCCGCGCTCGCCTCGATGGTCGCCTTCACCGTCGGCGCCGTCCTGCCGCTGCTGACCATCACGCTGTTCGGCCCGACGCTGCGCATCGTGGTCACCGTGCTGTCGGTGACCGCCGCGCTCGGCGTCACCGGCTGGGCCAGCGCGCGCTTCGGCTACGGGCCGTGGGGCCGGGCCGTGACGCGCAACGTGCTCGGCGGGCTCTTCGCCATGGCCGTCACCTTCGCGATCGGCACCGCGCTGGGCACGCACATCTGA
- the treZ gene encoding malto-oligosyltrehalose trehalohydrolase gives MSGSPQRGPFDVWAPRAERILLQVDSATVPMLRGPGDWWAPSDLDLSDLREETDYGYLIDDTDTPRPDPRSRRQPAGVHQRSRTFDPSRFAWTDQAWTGRQLAGAVVYELHVGTFTPEGTFDAALGRLDHLRDIGVDFVELMPVNAVNGDHNWGYDGVLWYAVHEPYGGPEGYQRFVDGCHAAGLGVIQDVVYNHLGPSGNYLPEFGPYLKEGANTWGDLINLDGEGSAEVRRYIIDNALMWLGDYHVDGLRLDAVHALEDSSDPHLLEELAVEVASLSAHVRRPLTLIAESDLNDPVMVTPREAGGYGLDAQWSDDFHHAVHVALTRETAGYYADFEPLGALAKVCERGFFHDGTYSSFRGRDHGAPIDTRAMPTWRLVVASQNHDQIGNRAAGDRLSDHLDDDQLACAALLTLCGPFTPMLFQGEEWAASTPFQFFTSHPEPELGRAVAEGRTREFAEHGWDPEAVPDPQDPATFERSKLDWSEREGERGRRMLGIYRELARLRRELPELTDPSFTHVRCRADEEARFFTMERDEVTVLVNFGDQPMAAEIGAAELLFETESGVELSGGVLTLPAHAGALVRPTPAVGR, from the coding sequence ATGAGCGGTTCTCCCCAGCGCGGTCCCTTCGACGTCTGGGCGCCGCGCGCCGAGCGCATCCTGTTGCAGGTGGACAGCGCGACTGTCCCGATGCTCCGCGGCCCCGGCGACTGGTGGGCGCCGAGCGACCTGGACCTGAGCGACCTGCGAGAGGAGACCGACTACGGCTACCTGATCGACGACACGGACACGCCTCGACCCGACCCGCGGTCGCGGCGTCAGCCGGCGGGCGTCCACCAGCGCTCGCGAACCTTCGACCCGTCCCGCTTCGCCTGGACCGACCAGGCCTGGACCGGCCGGCAGCTGGCCGGTGCGGTGGTCTACGAGCTCCACGTCGGGACGTTCACGCCCGAGGGCACCTTCGACGCCGCGCTCGGCAGGCTCGACCACCTGCGCGACATCGGGGTGGACTTCGTCGAGCTGATGCCGGTCAACGCCGTCAACGGTGACCACAACTGGGGCTACGACGGCGTCCTCTGGTACGCCGTGCACGAGCCGTACGGCGGCCCGGAGGGCTACCAGCGCTTCGTCGACGGCTGCCACGCGGCCGGGCTCGGCGTGATCCAGGACGTGGTCTACAACCACCTCGGTCCCTCGGGGAACTACCTGCCCGAGTTCGGCCCCTACCTCAAGGAGGGGGCCAACACCTGGGGCGACCTCATCAACCTCGACGGCGAGGGCTCGGCGGAGGTCCGCCGCTACATCATCGACAACGCGCTGATGTGGCTCGGCGACTACCACGTCGACGGGCTGCGGCTCGACGCCGTGCACGCGCTGGAGGACTCCTCCGACCCGCACCTGCTCGAGGAGCTGGCCGTGGAGGTCGCGTCGCTCTCGGCGCACGTGCGCCGGCCGTTGACGCTGATCGCCGAGTCCGACCTCAACGACCCGGTGATGGTGACGCCGCGCGAGGCGGGCGGCTACGGGCTGGACGCCCAGTGGAGCGACGACTTCCACCACGCGGTGCACGTGGCGCTGACGCGGGAGACGGCGGGCTACTACGCCGACTTCGAGCCGCTCGGCGCGCTGGCCAAGGTGTGCGAGCGCGGGTTCTTCCACGACGGGACGTACTCGTCGTTCCGCGGTCGCGACCACGGCGCGCCGATCGACACCCGGGCGATGCCGACCTGGCGGCTGGTCGTGGCCAGCCAGAACCACGACCAGATCGGCAACCGGGCGGCCGGCGACCGGCTGAGCGACCACCTGGACGACGACCAGCTCGCGTGCGCCGCGCTGCTCACGCTGTGCGGGCCGTTCACGCCGATGCTGTTCCAGGGCGAGGAGTGGGCGGCGTCGACGCCGTTCCAGTTCTTCACCTCCCACCCGGAGCCGGAGCTGGGCCGGGCGGTGGCCGAGGGCCGGACCCGGGAGTTCGCCGAGCACGGCTGGGACCCCGAAGCGGTGCCCGACCCGCAGGACCCGGCGACCTTCGAGCGCTCCAAGCTGGACTGGTCAGAGCGCGAGGGCGAGCGGGGCCGGCGGATGCTCGGCATCTACCGCGAGCTGGCGCGGCTGCGCCGCGAGCTGCCGGAGCTGACCGACCCGTCGTTCACCCATGTGCGGTGCCGGGCCGACGAGGAGGCGCGCTTCTTCACCATGGAGCGTGACGAGGTCACGGTCCTGGTGAACTTCGGCGACCAGCCGATGGCCGCCGAGATCGGGGCGGCCGAGCTGCTCTTCGAGACCGAGTCCGGGGTGGAGCTGTCCGGTGGGGTGCTGACGCTGCCGGCGCACGCCGGTGCGCTGGTGCGGCCGACCCCTGCGGTCGGCCGCTGA
- a CDS encoding MDR family MFS transporter, whose protein sequence is MTSTTPAVSRADVGLRSERGPILLAVMLSVGLVAIDSTILATAVPSVVDDLGGFTQFPWLFSVYLLGQAVSVPLYSKLADQYGRKPMMLIGVGLFLLGSLLCGFGWSMLSLIVFRAVQGLGAGAVMPISMTIVGDIYSLEERAKVQGYLASVWAIAAVVGPTLGGVFADYVSWRWIFFVNLPIGAAAAFMLWRRFEERVERAHHRFDLLGATMLTGGGVLLLLALLEGGVEWGWTSGTSIVLFAVAVALLAGFVLVQTRAAEPVLPLWVFRQRVILSAILVSLVIGVLLMGLTTYIPLFAQTVLGHGAVTSGFALAALTLGWPLAASNAGRLYLTIGFRATIVIGAVIALIGTLLLLPIDAHSSLWYVAVPCFVMGFGFGFAAAPAVILAQSAVDWQSRGVTTGATMFARSVGSAVGVAVFGALVNAQITDRLGHATQDLEHLSASVLEPSIHTTFVWSAIVAVALVAVSLLVPRRVERAG, encoded by the coding sequence GTGACCAGTACGACGCCTGCCGTCAGCCGTGCCGACGTGGGGCTGCGCAGCGAGCGCGGTCCGATCCTGCTCGCGGTGATGCTGAGCGTCGGTCTGGTGGCGATCGACTCCACGATCCTGGCCACCGCGGTGCCGTCGGTGGTCGACGACCTCGGCGGCTTCACGCAGTTCCCGTGGCTGTTCTCGGTCTACCTGCTCGGCCAGGCGGTGTCGGTGCCGCTCTACTCCAAGCTGGCCGACCAGTACGGCCGCAAGCCGATGATGCTCATCGGCGTCGGGCTCTTCCTCCTGGGCTCGCTGCTGTGCGGGTTCGGCTGGAGCATGCTCAGCCTGATCGTCTTCCGCGCCGTGCAGGGGCTGGGCGCCGGTGCGGTCATGCCGATCTCCATGACGATCGTCGGCGACATCTACTCCCTCGAGGAGCGGGCCAAGGTCCAGGGCTACCTGGCCAGCGTGTGGGCCATCGCCGCGGTGGTCGGGCCCACCCTCGGCGGCGTCTTCGCCGACTACGTCTCCTGGCGCTGGATCTTCTTCGTCAACCTGCCCATCGGGGCGGCGGCGGCGTTCATGCTGTGGCGCCGCTTCGAGGAGCGCGTCGAGCGGGCCCACCACCGCTTCGACCTCCTCGGCGCGACGATGCTGACGGGCGGCGGGGTGCTGCTCCTGCTGGCCCTGCTCGAGGGCGGGGTCGAGTGGGGGTGGACCTCCGGCACGAGCATCGTGCTCTTCGCGGTCGCGGTCGCCCTGCTGGCCGGCTTCGTGCTGGTGCAGACCCGCGCCGCCGAGCCGGTGCTGCCCCTGTGGGTCTTCCGGCAGCGCGTGATCCTGTCCGCGATCCTGGTCTCGCTGGTCATCGGCGTGCTGCTCATGGGGCTCACGACCTACATCCCGCTCTTCGCCCAGACCGTGCTCGGCCACGGCGCGGTCACCTCGGGCTTCGCCCTGGCCGCCCTGACCCTGGGCTGGCCGCTCGCGGCCTCCAACGCCGGACGGCTCTACCTGACCATCGGCTTCCGGGCCACGATCGTCATCGGCGCGGTCATCGCCTTGATCGGGACGCTGCTGCTGCTCCCGATCGACGCTCACAGCTCGCTCTGGTACGTCGCGGTGCCGTGCTTCGTCATGGGCTTCGGGTTCGGCTTCGCCGCCGCACCGGCCGTGATCCTCGCGCAGTCGGCCGTCGACTGGCAGTCGCGCGGCGTCACCACCGGCGCGACCATGTTCGCGCGCTCGGTGGGCAGCGCCGTCGGCGTCGCGGTCTTCGGCGCCCTGGTCAACGCTCAGATCACCGACCGGCTCGGCCACGCGACCCAGGACCTCGAGCACCTCTCGGCGAGCGTGCTGGAGCCGTCCATCCACACGACGTTCGTGTGGTCGGCCATCGTCGCGGTCGCCCTCGTCGCGGTCAGCCTCCTCGTGCCGCGGCGGGTCGAGCGGGCCGGATGA
- the thpR gene encoding RNA 2',3'-cyclic phosphodiesterase, with amino-acid sequence MRAFVALVPPVEALEDLDTFLEVRREVGDLRWVQADQVHATLAFLGDVPDRRLDDLVERLGRAAAKRTAFPTAIAGGGAFPDAARARVVWAGLQLEEDGRTELDRLATGCRAAANRAGVPVDGTRFRPHLTVARTRAPHDVSAWVRLLDTYRGPAWVAEEMALVASYLGEGARGRPRHQVVETFALTPGT; translated from the coding sequence ATGCGGGCGTTCGTCGCGCTGGTGCCGCCCGTCGAGGCGCTCGAGGACCTCGACACCTTCCTCGAGGTGCGCCGCGAGGTCGGCGACCTGCGCTGGGTCCAGGCCGACCAGGTGCACGCCACGCTGGCGTTCCTGGGTGACGTGCCGGACCGCAGGCTGGACGACCTCGTCGAGCGCCTCGGCCGGGCCGCGGCGAAGCGGACGGCGTTCCCGACCGCGATCGCCGGGGGCGGCGCCTTCCCCGACGCCGCGCGCGCCCGCGTGGTGTGGGCGGGCCTGCAGCTCGAGGAGGACGGGCGCACCGAGCTGGACCGGCTCGCGACCGGCTGCCGGGCGGCGGCCAACCGGGCCGGCGTACCGGTCGACGGGACGCGCTTCCGCCCGCACCTGACGGTCGCGCGGACGCGCGCGCCGCACGACGTGAGCGCCTGGGTCCGGCTGCTCGACACCTACCGCGGGCCGGCGTGGGTGGCCGAGGAGATGGCCCTCGTGGCGTCGTACCTCGGCGAGGGCGCCCGCGGTCGGCCGCGCCACCAGGTGGTCGAGACCTTCGCGCTGACGCCGGGTACCTGA
- a CDS encoding HAD family acid phosphatase yields MTRLLGLLLALVVSLGPATAVEAAAQAAQQGRAADRASDSATGSAAAAKRKVPTREQWLADVKTAMAGSRAYVKQRAADAAPGERLAVNFDIDNTVIATYYDGGGAIPLMKRFARLLGRLDVDLVFNTGRLANQRNRTVTQLTRAGFDVADVCLRAKGETLPVGKQRCRDGFAADGYTLIANVGNNDTDFVGDGYERAYRLPNYGVLG; encoded by the coding sequence ATGACGCGGCTGCTCGGACTGCTCCTCGCCCTGGTCGTCTCCCTCGGCCCGGCGACGGCCGTGGAGGCCGCGGCCCAGGCCGCCCAGCAGGGCCGTGCCGCCGACCGCGCCAGCGACAGCGCCACCGGCAGCGCCGCCGCGGCCAAGCGCAAGGTCCCGACCCGCGAGCAGTGGCTGGCCGACGTGAAGACGGCGATGGCCGGCTCCCGCGCGTACGTCAAGCAGCGCGCCGCCGACGCGGCCCCCGGCGAGCGCCTCGCGGTCAACTTCGACATCGACAACACCGTCATCGCCACCTACTACGACGGTGGCGGCGCCATCCCGCTGATGAAGCGCTTCGCCCGGCTGCTCGGTCGCCTCGACGTCGACCTGGTCTTCAACACCGGCCGGCTGGCCAACCAGCGCAACCGCACCGTCACCCAGCTGACCCGCGCCGGCTTCGACGTCGCCGACGTCTGCCTGCGCGCCAAGGGCGAGACGCTCCCCGTCGGCAAGCAGCGCTGCCGCGACGGCTTCGCCGCCGACGGCTACACGCTGATCGCCAACGTGGGCAACAACGACACCGACTTCGTCGGTGACGGCTACGAGCGGGCCTACCGACTGCCCAACTACGGCGTCCTGGGCTGA
- a CDS encoding NADP-dependent oxidoreductase — protein MSTSPTPESTTATTTYRAAVVTRPGEPDAIALLDLPVPPLGAGQVRVRVAAATVNPVDLAVRDGVFHGAGVIHQPEHTGLGWDFAGTVLEAGAGVDLAPGTPVAGLVAGLDRDFGTYAAQVVVPADAVAVVPDGLDLTEAATVPLNALTAAQLSDLLGDGEGRTLLVTGAAGAVGAYTIPFALQRGWRVTGLARPADEAYVRGLGADFTAEPTPGWDAVVDPAGLQDAAVALVRDGGRFIGVLPAFPPASERGVGVEVVSVVPDSTRLADLLHRTASGELPARVAAVLPLEQYADAHAAVARGGVRGRYVLQP, from the coding sequence ATGAGCACCAGCCCCACCCCCGAGAGCACCACCGCCACCACCACCTACCGCGCCGCCGTGGTGACCCGGCCCGGCGAGCCCGACGCGATCGCGCTGCTCGACCTGCCGGTGCCGCCGCTCGGCGCCGGTCAGGTCCGGGTCCGGGTCGCCGCCGCGACCGTGAACCCCGTCGACCTGGCCGTGCGCGACGGCGTGTTCCACGGCGCCGGCGTCATCCACCAGCCGGAGCACACCGGCCTGGGCTGGGACTTCGCCGGCACCGTGCTCGAGGCCGGCGCGGGCGTCGACCTGGCCCCCGGCACGCCCGTGGCCGGGCTGGTCGCCGGGCTCGACCGCGACTTCGGCACCTACGCCGCCCAGGTCGTCGTCCCGGCCGACGCCGTCGCCGTCGTGCCCGACGGACTCGACCTCACCGAGGCCGCCACCGTGCCGCTCAACGCGCTCACCGCCGCCCAGCTGAGCGACCTCCTCGGCGACGGCGAGGGCCGCACCCTGCTGGTCACCGGCGCCGCGGGTGCCGTCGGTGCGTACACGATCCCCTTCGCCCTCCAGCGCGGCTGGCGGGTGACCGGGCTCGCGCGACCCGCGGACGAGGCGTACGTCCGCGGCCTCGGCGCCGACTTCACCGCCGAGCCCACGCCCGGCTGGGACGCCGTGGTCGACCCGGCCGGGCTGCAGGACGCCGCCGTGGCCCTGGTCCGCGACGGCGGCCGTTTCATCGGCGTGCTCCCGGCGTTCCCCCCGGCGTCCGAGCGCGGCGTGGGCGTCGAGGTCGTCAGCGTGGTCCCGGACAGCACCCGCCTGGCCGACCTGCTGCACCGCACGGCGTCCGGCGAGCTCCCGGCGCGGGTGGCCGCGGTGCTCCCGCTGGAGCAGTACGCCGACGCGCACGCCGCGGTGGCCCGTGGCGGCGTGCGCGGTCGCTACGTCCTCCAGCCCTGA
- a CDS encoding glycogen debranching protein, whose protein sequence is MEIWPGRPYPLGATFDGSGTNFALFSEVAERVELCLFDEAGAETRVPLTEVDAYVWHGYLPRIQPGQRYGYRVHGPWEPEQGLRCNPNKLLLDPYAKATTGDIDWGQPLFGYTFGEEDSRNDEDSGQQMTKGVVINPFFDWEGDRRLDVPYNESVIYEAHVKGMTQLHDGVPEDIRGTYAGLSHPSVISHLQRIGITAIELMPVHQFIQDSVLLDRGLRNYWGYNTLGFFAPHNEYAAAAGVSPNGIPGNQVQEFKTMVKTFHQAGVEVILDVVYNHTAEGNHMGPTLSMKGIDNAAYYRLVEDDPRYYMDYTGTGNSLNVRHPHSLQLIMDSLRYWVTEMHVDGFRFDLASTLAREFYDVDRLATFFELVQQDPIVSQVKLIAEPWDIGPGGYQVGGFPRSGRSGTAPTATPCATSGAASRRWATSPRGWPAPPTSTSTPGAAPWPRSTSSPRTTASPCATWSPTTRSTTRPTARTTTTARATTAPTTTASRGRPTTPTCWPCGPAPSATSWPRCCSARARRCCCTATRWAAPRTATTTPTPRTPRSPGCTGTAPTSRSSSSPRR, encoded by the coding sequence GTGGAGATCTGGCCCGGACGCCCCTACCCCCTCGGCGCGACGTTCGACGGCAGCGGCACGAACTTCGCCCTGTTCAGCGAGGTGGCCGAGCGGGTCGAGCTCTGCCTGTTCGACGAGGCCGGCGCGGAGACGCGGGTGCCCCTCACCGAGGTCGACGCCTACGTCTGGCACGGCTACCTGCCGCGCATCCAGCCCGGCCAGCGCTACGGCTACCGCGTGCACGGCCCGTGGGAGCCCGAGCAGGGGCTGCGCTGCAACCCCAACAAGCTGCTCCTCGACCCCTACGCCAAGGCCACGACCGGCGACATCGACTGGGGTCAGCCGCTGTTCGGCTACACCTTCGGCGAGGAGGACTCGCGCAACGACGAGGACTCCGGCCAGCAGATGACCAAGGGCGTGGTCATCAACCCGTTCTTCGACTGGGAGGGCGACCGTCGCCTCGACGTGCCCTACAACGAGTCGGTCATCTACGAGGCCCACGTCAAGGGCATGACCCAGCTGCACGACGGCGTACCGGAGGACATCCGCGGCACCTACGCCGGGCTCTCGCACCCCTCGGTCATCAGCCACCTCCAGCGCATCGGCATCACCGCGATCGAGCTGATGCCGGTCCACCAGTTCATCCAGGACTCGGTGCTGCTCGACCGGGGCCTGCGCAACTACTGGGGCTACAACACCCTCGGCTTCTTCGCCCCGCACAACGAGTACGCCGCCGCCGCGGGCGTCTCGCCCAACGGCATCCCGGGCAACCAGGTCCAAGAGTTCAAGACCATGGTGAAGACCTTCCACCAGGCGGGCGTCGAGGTGATCCTCGACGTGGTCTACAACCACACCGCCGAGGGCAACCACATGGGCCCGACGCTGTCGATGAAGGGCATCGACAACGCGGCGTACTACCGCCTGGTCGAGGACGACCCGCGCTACTACATGGACTACACCGGCACGGGGAACTCCCTCAACGTCCGGCACCCGCACTCGCTGCAGCTGATCATGGACTCACTGCGCTACTGGGTCACCGAGATGCACGTCGACGGCTTCCGCTTCGACCTGGCCTCGACCCTGGCCCGCGAGTTCTACGACGTCGACCGCCTGGCGACGTTCTTCGAGCTCGTGCAGCAGGACCCGATCGTGTCGCAGGTCAAGCTGATCGCCGAGCCGTGGGACATCGGCCCCGGCGGCTACCAGGTCGGCGGCTTCCCCCGCAGTGGACGGAGTGGAACGGCGCCTACCGCGACACCGTGCGCGACTTCTGGCGCGGCGAGCCGTCGCTGGGCGACTTCGCCTCGCGGCTGGCCGGCTCCTCCGACCTCTACGAGCACACCGGGCGCCGCCCCGTGGCCTCGATCAACTTCGTCACCGCGCACGACGGCTTCACCCTGCGCGACCTGGTCTCCTACAACGAGAAGCACAACGAGGCCAACGGCGAGGACAACAACGACGGCGAGAGCCACAACCGCTCCTACAACTACGGCGTCGAGGGGCCGACCGACGACCCCGACGTGCTGGCCATGCGGGCCCGCGCCCAGCGCAACTTCCTGGCCACGCTGCTGCTCAGCCAGGGCACGCCGATGCTGCTGCACGGCGACGAGATGGGCCGCACCCAGGACGGCAACAACAACACCTACGCCCAGGACTCCGAGATCGCCTGGATGCACTGGGACCGCGCCGACGAGCCGCTCATCGAGTTCACCGCGGCGCTGA